One Xenopus tropicalis strain Nigerian chromosome 8, UCB_Xtro_10.0, whole genome shotgun sequence genomic window carries:
- the krt18.2 gene encoding keratin, type I cytoskeletal 18-B, with amino-acid sequence MASRCFAPVGPASFKTLSVGSQNGAPYSMSEIATSPVLPSGEEKEVMQNLNSRLATYLENVGALEKSNKQLESQIQQKLLDQKPLQKNYSAQLGLIKDLQNQIANSASQNTKLLLEIDNNKLAAEDLRVKWSTESAVCLSVEKDIHALRKVKGDHNTVNISIKAELEGLEDERQSLQNNYMKDLEAARESVAKGKVEVEVDAVKGPDLNLILSEIRLQYEDIMKKNKEEADALFQSQCDDVNLKLEKESQEAQSAHNELREHKNHLQSLQLELDALYNQVKALKQDLDETELRYQNEQNRLQSHVSSVELDLSDVVQTVQNNKLEYEALLRMKETLEAEIAEYRRLLEGDYEEKVFTPEPKKEPEIKTKKIIKIVTQTLVDGKLVNESSEVEEYDNAEKN; translated from the exons ATGGCTTCCCGGTGTTTTGCCCCTGTTGGGCCAGCAAGCTTCAAAACCTTATCTGTCGGTTCTCAAAATGGGGCCCCCTACAGTATGTCAGAGATTGCTACTTCTCCAGTACTTCCCAGTGGAGAGGAGAAAGAGGTTATGCAGAATCTGAATAGTAGACTGGCCACATACTTGGAGAATGTTGGTGCACTGGAAAAATCCAACAAGCAACTGGAGTCCCAAATACAGCAGAAACTATTAGACCAAAAGCCACTGCAGAAAAATTACAGTGCACAGCTCGGCCTTATCAAGGATCTTCAAAATCAG ATTGCAAATTCTGCCTCACAAAATACCAAGCTTCTGCTGGAAATTGATAACAACAAACTGGCTGCAGAAGACCTCCGAGTGAA ATGGAGCACAGAATCAGCTGTTTGCCTATCCGTAGAAAAGGACATTCATGCACTAAGAAAAGTAAAGGGAGATCACAACACAGTAAACATTAGCATTAAAGCTGAGTTAGAAGGTTTGGAGGACGAGCGACAATCCCTTCAAAATAACTACATGAAG GACCTTGAAGCAGCCAGAGAGTCAGTGGCCAAAGGAAAGGTGGAGGTTGAAGTGGATGCTGTGAAAGGCCCGGATCTTAACCTTATCTTGTCTGAAATCCGTTTGCAATATGAAGATATTATGAAGAAGAATAAAGAGGAAGCGGATGCTTTGTTCCAGTCTCAG TGCGACGATGTTAATCTGAAGCTGGAAAAGGAGAGCCAAGAGGCCCAGAGTGCACACAATGAACTGAGAGAGCACAAGAACCATCTACAGAGCCTACAACTGGAGTTGGATGCTCTGTACAACCAG GTCAAAGCTCTAAAACAGGATCTTGATGAGACAGAGCTGCGATACCAGAATGAACAGAACAGACTGCAAAGCCATGTATCCTCTGTGGAACTGGATCTGTCAGACGTTGTCCAGACAGTTCAGAACAACAAGCTTGAATATGAAGCACTGTTACGAATGAAAGAAACCCTGGAAGCTGAAATCGCGGAGTACAGACGACTCCTAGAAGGTGACTATGA ggAGAAAGTGTTTACACCTGAACCAAAAA AGGAACCTGAAATCAAGAcgaaaaagataataaaaattgTCACCCAGACCCTGGTGGATGGAAAGCTTGTGAATGAGTCAAGTGAAGTGGAAGAGTATGATAATGCTGAGAAGAACTAA